In Montipora foliosa isolate CH-2021 unplaced genomic scaffold, ASM3666993v2 scaffold_412, whole genome shotgun sequence, a genomic segment contains:
- the LOC137988286 gene encoding uncharacterized protein: MEQNKTKMEAMLRSILDEILESKLTAILSSILEAKLKVYEESMTFFNTSFETMKVKMDSLEKQTKTLAQENDRLRSDSVKMNKEISDLRSAIDDQAQYTRRECLEIRGIPGTAGEDTNEIVKKIGALIEVDISDTDISVSHRIPLSNNGEAGSTPIRHPAIVVKFTNRRIRDRFDKARTKLKSYNIRDIGLGRYGENNIFIQESLTEAKRKLFKNCLKFRKEKNYKFIWTYYGVIYLRPETHKG; this comes from the coding sequence ATGGagcaaaacaaaactaaaatgGAGGCGATGCTGAGATCTATTCTGGATGAAATTTTGGAATCCAAACTGACGGCCATCTTGTCATCCATCTTGGAGGCTAAGTTGAAGGTTTACGAAGAATCGATGACCTTCTTCAATACATCTTTTGAAACAATGAAAGTGAAGATGGATAGCCTGGAGAAACAAACGAAGACTTTAGCTCAAGAAAACGATCGCTTGAGAAGTGATTCTGTGAAAATGAACAAAGAGATTAGCGATTTACGTTCCGCCATCGATGATCAAGCCCAATACACGCGACGCGAATGTCTTGAAATAAGAGGAATCCCTGGGACAGCTGGAGAGGATACAAACGAAATTGTTAAGAAAATTGGAGCATTGATTGAGGTCGATATTAGTGATACAGATATTTCGGTCAGCCATAGGATTCCTTTATCTAATAATGGAGAAGCAGGGTCTACTCCAATTCGACATCCCGCTATAGTGGTCAAATTTACCAATCGAAGGATTCGGGACCGTTTCGATAAAGCTAGAACTAAGTTGAAAAGTTATAATATCAGAGACATTGGCCTGGGGCGCTATGGTGAGAACAATATATTTATCCAAGAAAGCCTAACGGAAGCGAAAAGAAAGTTGTTCAAGAACTGCCTCAAGTTTCGCAAggaaaagaattataaatttatCTGGACATATTATGGAGTGATATACTTGAggccagaaacccataagggttga